The Saprospiraceae bacterium genome includes the window AGGCCGGTACTGTTGGTTACACCCAAAGCGCAGGTATCCGTGCCAGGGCAAGCAGTAATATCGGCGATAGAGTTAAAACCAGGGGCCGCCAGCTTCAATTCAGCCAGTTGGTTATAAAAATAGGGTAAGATTTCTGGGCGCAAAAATTTCACTAATAAGCCTTGGTTGACGGTTACCCGAATGTCGTCGGCAGCATATTGCTTCACCAAACGAGCCAGTTGGCGGGCTCGTTCGGCGTCTATGTCGCCTAAGGGTAACCTGATTTGAACCGCGTAATAACCAGGCTGTTTTTGTTCGAACACATTGGTTCTCAACCATAAATCGTAGGCATTGGCATCTATGGGTTTTTGGGTAGGGGCTGCCTTATAAGGAGCAGGTGCTGGAACCTGAACGGCATCTCTGTCTATTTTCACTTTCCGGAAGGGCAAGGCGGTTCGCTCCTGTTCTACCAAGGCCATAAAGGTTTCAAAACCAAGGCTTTTGATCAAAAACTTCATTCTGGCTTTCATTCGCTTCTCCCGTTCGCCATAGCGGTCAAAAACCCGAATTACCGCTTCCATAAAAGGAATAATTTCATCCTCGTGAAGGAATTCATAGGCGTCATGCGCCACCATAGAAACGGCGCCTAATCCACCACCTATCACGACCTTAAAGCCTCTGATTTCTTCTCCGTTTTCTTCTTTTATGCGCGGGATAAATCCAAAATCATGAAAGTAAGTGAAAGCGGAATCCTTATCACTAGAGGAAAAGGCAGGTTTGATCTTACGCCCCATATCCTGACAGATAGGATTTCTCAAGAAATATTCATACACCGCAAAAACATAGGGAGAAACATCAAACAACTCATCTGGGTCAACCCCGGCATTGGCAGACGCGGTTAGGTTTCGCACCGTATTGCCACATGCCTCCCTGGCAGTCACACCAACCTGCGCTAATTCGGTCCATACTTTGGGCGAATCGTCAAGTTTGATATAGTGCATTTGAATATTCTGACGAGTCGTCATGTGCAGATTCCCATTGGTGTACTTCTCTGAAACATCTGCTAGCCGAATCAATTGATCCGTAGTCAGTTTACCAAATGGAATTTTGGTGCGAAACATTTGTACACCAAATTGTCGCTGGCCATAAACGCCTCGGGTAAGCCGATAGTGTCGGAATCGTTCTTCATCTTCCTCTCCTTTTTTGAAGGCCTCAATACGGCGGCTTAATTCGAGAATGTCTTTTCGGGCAGCTTGGCTAACAGTTGTAAAATCAAATGACGAACTCATGGAATATTTATTTTTTTTACAATCAAACAAGGCAAAAAAATTAGCCCTTCCGGAGCAAGATTTCCGAAAGGGCTAATTCATACATTTATTTTCTAAGTTTTTATGTCTGAATTTTCAAATCCCCGTAGCGGAAATCGGCTTTGCTAGCCATGCGACAGCAACAGCAGCAACAGCAGCAGCAACACAACATCATCGATTCCATTTTGCAACTTGAAGGATTAAACATGGT containing:
- a CDS encoding nitrite reductase, with amino-acid sequence MSSSFDFTTVSQAARKDILELSRRIEAFKKGEEDEERFRHYRLTRGVYGQRQFGVQMFRTKIPFGKLTTDQLIRLADVSEKYTNGNLHMTTRQNIQMHYIKLDDSPKVWTELAQVGVTAREACGNTVRNLTASANAGVDPDELFDVSPYVFAVYEYFLRNPICQDMGRKIKPAFSSSDKDSAFTYFHDFGFIPRIKEENGEEIRGFKVVIGGGLGAVSMVAHDAYEFLHEDEIIPFMEAVIRVFDRYGEREKRMKARMKFLIKSLGFETFMALVEQERTALPFRKVKIDRDAVQVPAPAPYKAAPTQKPIDANAYDLWLRTNVFEQKQPGYYAVQIRLPLGDIDAERARQLARLVKQYAADDIRVTVNQGLLVKFLRPEILPYFYNQLAELKLAAPGFNSIADITACPGTDTCALGVTNSTGLARHLEEVIREEYPVLIEESDIKIKISGCMNACGQHMAAQIGFHGSSIKKGELVVPAMQIVLGGGVDASGIGFIAEKIIKLPTKRITAAFRLLLADYEQEAGDLEYYNAYVARQGRRYFYDLLKHLADIETLEGDELFDWGQNYEYLQEIGVGECAGVALDMVGTILMDAKEKLQQASEELEAGEWARAIYGAYLGFVVGAKALLLSKDVRCNTHRGIIDDFQTHFIVTGDLAAYHDFAETVLQINQNPPTKAFAHSYVRAANTFLSKVFDIREAQLQVAGGVDKLVIGHYYKA